From the Solanum pennellii chromosome 4, SPENNV200 genome, one window contains:
- the LOC107016705 gene encoding uncharacterized protein LOC107016705 has protein sequence MGFSTNVATPYHPHTNGQVEVSNREIKQILAKTVNANRTDWSRRLDDDVWATRTAYKTPIGMYPYQLVYGKACHFPIELENKAMWAFKKLKMDWTEKADQRLNGLNELDEF, from the coding sequence atggggttctccaCAAATGTGGCTACTCCTTACCATCCACATACTAacgggcaagttgaggtgtccaataGAGAGATCAAACAAATTCTGGCGAAAACAGTGAATGCTAATAGAActgattggtcaaggaggcttgatgatgatgtttggGCCACCCGAACTGCATATAAGACTCCTATTGGTATGtatccataccaacttgtatatgggaaggcttgtcactttcCAATCGAGTTAGAGAACAAAGCAATGTGGGCATTcaagaaactgaagatggattggacTGAAAAAGCAGACCAAcgactaaatgggttgaatgagctcgATGAGTTTTGA
- the LOC107015688 gene encoding CTD small phosphatase-like protein 2-B isoform X2 yields MQTKKKLNGRNQRELASPKVSRQQRKMSEKVQTEAKQAKELIASSVRKQKSGSNFSKKIEKHVVSTDLDIRFGLVADATSAASGAHDVVHDYNTITIDKDYDGESDSCRSDTIFSPTFHISRSVGGEISNRDFLKFFQQADQPLQEPGKENVEVDLLTGHFVLDEATDLGDQHMSSEVSAVHLSVKDSKLECIDEFSQVQLPADVNMEEEETEEFDDFDPYFFIKNLPDLSSVVPTFRPVLLPKQTRSCPSTTLVLDLDETLVHSTLEPCDDADFTFSVNFNLKDHTVYVRCRPHLQDFMDRVSSLFEIIIFTASQSIYAEQLLNVLDPKRKVFRHRVYRESCIFVDGNYLKDLSVLGRDLAHVIIIDNSPQAFGFQVDNGVPIESWFDDPYDKELLSLLPFLESLVGVEDVRPIISSKFNLRERIAAAACPFNSIIGDAFER; encoded by the exons ATGCAgactaagaaaaaattaaatgggaGAAATCAACGGGAGCTGGCTAGTCCAAAGGTTTCAAGGCAGCAGCGAAAAATGTCCGAGAAAGTGCAAACTGAGGCAAAGCAAGCTAAGGAACTTATAGCATCTTCAGTAAGGAAGCAAAAATCAG gaagCAATTTTTCGAAAAAGATTGAGAAACATGTTGTCAGTACAGATTTGGATATAAGGTTTGGGTTGGTGGCTGATGCTACTTCTGCTGCTTCAGGCGCTCATGACGTTGTTCATGATTATAATACCATTACTATTGATAAG GACTATGATGGTGAAAGTGATAGTTGCAGAAGTGATACAATATTTTCTCCCACCTTCCATATATCCAGAAGTGTTGGAGGGGAAATTTCTAACCGTG ACTTCCTCAAATTCTTCCAGCAAGCAGACCAGCCATTGCAGGAGCCTGGAAAAGAAAATGTAGAGGTTGATTTGCTGACAGGTCATTTTGTGCTAGACGAGGCTACAG ATTTAGGGGACCAGCATATGTCATCTGAAGTTTCAGCTGTGCATCTCTCTGTCAAAGATTCCAAACTGGAATGCATTGATGAATTTAGTCAAGTTCAGTTGCCTGCTGATGTTAATATGGAGGAAGAGGAAACTGAAGAGTTTGATGACTTCGAtccatattttttcattaagaaTTTACCAGACTTGTCCTCAGTTGTTCCAACATTTCGGCCTGTGTTGTTGCCTAAACAGACACGGAGTTGCCCATCCACCACTCTTGTTTTGGACTTGGATG AGACTTTGGTGCACTCTACACTTGAGCCTTGTGATGATGCAGATTTCACATTCTCAGTGAATTTCAATCTGAAAGATCATACCGTATATGTTCGATGCCGTCCTCATCTCCAAGATTTTATGGATAGAGTATCCAGCCTATTTGAGATTATCATATTTACTGCAAGCCAGAGCATTTATGCTGAGCAGCTTTTGAATGTGCTTGATCCAAAGAGAAAAGTATTCAGGCATCGTGTTTACCGGGAGTCTTGTATATTTGTTGATGGCAATTACCTTAAAGATCTGTCAGTTCTTGGCCGTGATTTAGCACATGTGATTATCATCGATAACTCTCCTCAG GCATTTGGCTTCCAGGTGGACAATGGTGTTCCAATTGAGAGCTGGTTTGATGACCCTTATGACAAAGAGTTACTGTCACTGCTCCCATTTTTGGAAAGCTTAGTCGGAGTGGAAGATGTTAGACCGATTATCTCAAGCAAATTCAACCTTCGGGAGAGAATAGCTGCTGCTGCTTGTCCTTTTAATTCTATTATAGGAGATGCGTTTGAGAGATAA
- the LOC107015688 gene encoding CTD small phosphatase-like protein 2 isoform X1: MQTKKKLNGRNQRELASPKVSRQQRKMSEKVQTEAKQAKELIASSVRKQKSGSNFSKKIEKHVVSTDLDIRFGLVADATSAASGAHDVVHDYNTITIDKDYDGESDSCRSDTIFSPTFHISRSVGGEISNRADFLKFFQQADQPLQEPGKENVEVDLLTGHFVLDEATDLGDQHMSSEVSAVHLSVKDSKLECIDEFSQVQLPADVNMEEEETEEFDDFDPYFFIKNLPDLSSVVPTFRPVLLPKQTRSCPSTTLVLDLDETLVHSTLEPCDDADFTFSVNFNLKDHTVYVRCRPHLQDFMDRVSSLFEIIIFTASQSIYAEQLLNVLDPKRKVFRHRVYRESCIFVDGNYLKDLSVLGRDLAHVIIIDNSPQAFGFQVDNGVPIESWFDDPYDKELLSLLPFLESLVGVEDVRPIISSKFNLRERIAAAACPFNSIIGDAFER, translated from the exons ATGCAgactaagaaaaaattaaatgggaGAAATCAACGGGAGCTGGCTAGTCCAAAGGTTTCAAGGCAGCAGCGAAAAATGTCCGAGAAAGTGCAAACTGAGGCAAAGCAAGCTAAGGAACTTATAGCATCTTCAGTAAGGAAGCAAAAATCAG gaagCAATTTTTCGAAAAAGATTGAGAAACATGTTGTCAGTACAGATTTGGATATAAGGTTTGGGTTGGTGGCTGATGCTACTTCTGCTGCTTCAGGCGCTCATGACGTTGTTCATGATTATAATACCATTACTATTGATAAG GACTATGATGGTGAAAGTGATAGTTGCAGAAGTGATACAATATTTTCTCCCACCTTCCATATATCCAGAAGTGTTGGAGGGGAAATTTCTAACCGTG CAGACTTCCTCAAATTCTTCCAGCAAGCAGACCAGCCATTGCAGGAGCCTGGAAAAGAAAATGTAGAGGTTGATTTGCTGACAGGTCATTTTGTGCTAGACGAGGCTACAG ATTTAGGGGACCAGCATATGTCATCTGAAGTTTCAGCTGTGCATCTCTCTGTCAAAGATTCCAAACTGGAATGCATTGATGAATTTAGTCAAGTTCAGTTGCCTGCTGATGTTAATATGGAGGAAGAGGAAACTGAAGAGTTTGATGACTTCGAtccatattttttcattaagaaTTTACCAGACTTGTCCTCAGTTGTTCCAACATTTCGGCCTGTGTTGTTGCCTAAACAGACACGGAGTTGCCCATCCACCACTCTTGTTTTGGACTTGGATG AGACTTTGGTGCACTCTACACTTGAGCCTTGTGATGATGCAGATTTCACATTCTCAGTGAATTTCAATCTGAAAGATCATACCGTATATGTTCGATGCCGTCCTCATCTCCAAGATTTTATGGATAGAGTATCCAGCCTATTTGAGATTATCATATTTACTGCAAGCCAGAGCATTTATGCTGAGCAGCTTTTGAATGTGCTTGATCCAAAGAGAAAAGTATTCAGGCATCGTGTTTACCGGGAGTCTTGTATATTTGTTGATGGCAATTACCTTAAAGATCTGTCAGTTCTTGGCCGTGATTTAGCACATGTGATTATCATCGATAACTCTCCTCAG GCATTTGGCTTCCAGGTGGACAATGGTGTTCCAATTGAGAGCTGGTTTGATGACCCTTATGACAAAGAGTTACTGTCACTGCTCCCATTTTTGGAAAGCTTAGTCGGAGTGGAAGATGTTAGACCGATTATCTCAAGCAAATTCAACCTTCGGGAGAGAATAGCTGCTGCTGCTTGTCCTTTTAATTCTATTATAGGAGATGCGTTTGAGAGATAA
- the LOC107015688 gene encoding CTD small phosphatase-like protein 2 isoform X3, whose amino-acid sequence MQTKKKLNGRNQRELASPKVSRQQRKMSEKVQTEAKQAKELIASSVRKQKSDLDIRFGLVADATSAASGAHDVVHDYNTITIDKDYDGESDSCRSDTIFSPTFHISRSVGGEISNRADFLKFFQQADQPLQEPGKENVEVDLLTGHFVLDEATDLGDQHMSSEVSAVHLSVKDSKLECIDEFSQVQLPADVNMEEEETEEFDDFDPYFFIKNLPDLSSVVPTFRPVLLPKQTRSCPSTTLVLDLDETLVHSTLEPCDDADFTFSVNFNLKDHTVYVRCRPHLQDFMDRVSSLFEIIIFTASQSIYAEQLLNVLDPKRKVFRHRVYRESCIFVDGNYLKDLSVLGRDLAHVIIIDNSPQAFGFQVDNGVPIESWFDDPYDKELLSLLPFLESLVGVEDVRPIISSKFNLRERIAAAACPFNSIIGDAFER is encoded by the exons ATGCAgactaagaaaaaattaaatgggaGAAATCAACGGGAGCTGGCTAGTCCAAAGGTTTCAAGGCAGCAGCGAAAAATGTCCGAGAAAGTGCAAACTGAGGCAAAGCAAGCTAAGGAACTTATAGCATCTTCAGTAAGGAAGCAAAAATCAG ATTTGGATATAAGGTTTGGGTTGGTGGCTGATGCTACTTCTGCTGCTTCAGGCGCTCATGACGTTGTTCATGATTATAATACCATTACTATTGATAAG GACTATGATGGTGAAAGTGATAGTTGCAGAAGTGATACAATATTTTCTCCCACCTTCCATATATCCAGAAGTGTTGGAGGGGAAATTTCTAACCGTG CAGACTTCCTCAAATTCTTCCAGCAAGCAGACCAGCCATTGCAGGAGCCTGGAAAAGAAAATGTAGAGGTTGATTTGCTGACAGGTCATTTTGTGCTAGACGAGGCTACAG ATTTAGGGGACCAGCATATGTCATCTGAAGTTTCAGCTGTGCATCTCTCTGTCAAAGATTCCAAACTGGAATGCATTGATGAATTTAGTCAAGTTCAGTTGCCTGCTGATGTTAATATGGAGGAAGAGGAAACTGAAGAGTTTGATGACTTCGAtccatattttttcattaagaaTTTACCAGACTTGTCCTCAGTTGTTCCAACATTTCGGCCTGTGTTGTTGCCTAAACAGACACGGAGTTGCCCATCCACCACTCTTGTTTTGGACTTGGATG AGACTTTGGTGCACTCTACACTTGAGCCTTGTGATGATGCAGATTTCACATTCTCAGTGAATTTCAATCTGAAAGATCATACCGTATATGTTCGATGCCGTCCTCATCTCCAAGATTTTATGGATAGAGTATCCAGCCTATTTGAGATTATCATATTTACTGCAAGCCAGAGCATTTATGCTGAGCAGCTTTTGAATGTGCTTGATCCAAAGAGAAAAGTATTCAGGCATCGTGTTTACCGGGAGTCTTGTATATTTGTTGATGGCAATTACCTTAAAGATCTGTCAGTTCTTGGCCGTGATTTAGCACATGTGATTATCATCGATAACTCTCCTCAG GCATTTGGCTTCCAGGTGGACAATGGTGTTCCAATTGAGAGCTGGTTTGATGACCCTTATGACAAAGAGTTACTGTCACTGCTCCCATTTTTGGAAAGCTTAGTCGGAGTGGAAGATGTTAGACCGATTATCTCAAGCAAATTCAACCTTCGGGAGAGAATAGCTGCTGCTGCTTGTCCTTTTAATTCTATTATAGGAGATGCGTTTGAGAGATAA